One window of Burkholderia cepacia GG4 genomic DNA carries:
- a CDS encoding response regulator: protein MEQSSRIIVLDDEAELRNMLQRFLTGHGFEVRAVADGKRLDRLLQREPYDLLVLDLMMEPEDGLSVCRRLRAEGQTLPILMLTAKGDAADKVVGLETGADDYLAKPFLPDELVARVRALLRRQKMAAGEPTVTSQRLRFGAFTFDVGQQTLMRDGVPVEMHSAQMLLLHALGSSPNRAVSRENLLARARGRDHAALDRSVDVQILRLRQIVEDDPAKPRFIKTVWGIGYMLVAGVES, encoded by the coding sequence ATGGAACAGTCCAGCAGGATCATCGTGCTCGACGACGAAGCGGAGCTGCGCAACATGCTGCAGCGCTTCCTCACCGGCCACGGCTTCGAGGTCCGCGCGGTTGCCGACGGCAAGCGTCTCGACCGCCTGTTGCAGCGCGAACCGTACGACCTGCTGGTGCTCGACCTGATGATGGAGCCGGAGGACGGCCTGAGCGTCTGCCGGCGCCTGCGCGCGGAAGGCCAGACGCTGCCGATCCTGATGCTCACCGCGAAAGGCGACGCGGCCGACAAGGTGGTCGGCCTCGAGACCGGCGCCGACGATTACCTCGCGAAGCCGTTTCTCCCCGATGAACTCGTCGCCCGCGTCCGCGCGCTGCTGCGGCGACAGAAGATGGCGGCCGGCGAGCCGACGGTGACGTCGCAGCGGCTGCGCTTCGGCGCGTTCACTTTCGACGTCGGCCAGCAGACGCTGATGCGCGACGGCGTGCCGGTCGAGATGCATTCCGCGCAGATGCTGCTGTTGCATGCGCTGGGTTCGTCGCCGAACCGCGCGGTGAGCCGCGAAAACTTGCTCGCCCGCGCCCGCGGGCGCGATCACGCCGCGCTCGATCGCAGCGTCGACGTGCAGATCCTGCGGCTGCGCCAGATCGTCGAGGACGATCCGGCCAAGCCGCGCTTCATCAAGACCGTCTGGGGCATCGGCTACATGCTGGTGGCCGGCGTCGAATCGTGA
- a CDS encoding DUF4410 domain-containing protein: MSLSLHARAAHAKRLTSAALIASALVMTGCASTAATTAATATPVARTLPQVHATVVYVAAFDADATGVKVDGGMIGKLTTLASGSSSDEQRQQTALKTRAQLADALVRELRAQGIPALRADGPVPNDRDALVVQGRFDTIDAGNRRRRILIGLGAGRSEVGASVAVLFQPAHGAPQPLDAFSASANSGHLPGMVETAGVGAVAGRVATSAAVGAGLHGASEAKHDTVASDTDRLARSIAKQFAAKNTTHAWVPTTSAS, translated from the coding sequence ATGTCCCTTTCCCTTCACGCACGCGCCGCCCACGCCAAACGTCTGACCAGCGCCGCGCTGATCGCCAGCGCGCTCGTCATGACCGGTTGCGCGTCGACCGCCGCGACCACGGCCGCCACGGCGACGCCGGTGGCCCGCACGCTGCCGCAGGTGCATGCGACCGTCGTCTACGTGGCGGCGTTCGACGCGGACGCGACCGGCGTGAAGGTCGACGGCGGGATGATCGGCAAGCTCACGACCCTCGCGAGCGGTTCGTCCTCCGACGAGCAGCGGCAGCAGACCGCGCTGAAGACCCGCGCGCAACTCGCCGACGCGCTCGTGCGCGAACTCCGCGCGCAGGGCATTCCTGCACTGCGCGCAGACGGCCCGGTGCCGAACGACCGCGACGCGCTGGTCGTCCAGGGCCGGTTCGACACGATCGACGCCGGCAACCGCCGCCGCCGCATCCTGATCGGGCTCGGCGCGGGCAGGAGCGAAGTGGGCGCATCGGTCGCGGTGCTGTTCCAGCCAGCCCATGGCGCACCGCAGCCGCTCGACGCGTTCTCCGCCAGCGCGAACAGCGGCCATCTGCCCGGCATGGTGGAAACCGCGGGTGTCGGCGCGGTGGCGGGACGCGTCGCGACGTCGGCGGCGGTCGGCGCCGGCCTGCACGGCGCATCGGAAGCGAAGCACGACACGGTCGCATCGGATACGGACCGCCTCGCACGCTCGATCGCAAAGCAGTTCGCGGCGAAGAACACGACGCATGCGTGGGTGCCGACGACGTCGGCGAGCTGA
- a CDS encoding dihydrodipicolinate reductase C-terminal domain-containing protein, whose amino-acid sequence MQVLVVGTGKLATELLGSHRLDPATCRVMAWSDHARTDARRSDARSIVVHAGSGRELPAAIEFCRATGSPLVELSTGSDLETGSHDFPVVLCPNTNILMLKFMSMLETSGHLFRDCHISVTESHQAGKTSVPGTAVGIGQSLGVPAQDIHSVRDPVEQRNALQIPDDQLGRHAFHRIRIEDGACSLQFESRVYGASPYADGVSRIVEAVRQHELEPRRYSIVEFIHNGWL is encoded by the coding sequence ATGCAAGTACTCGTCGTTGGCACCGGCAAGCTGGCAACCGAACTGCTCGGCTCGCACCGGCTCGACCCGGCAACCTGCCGCGTGATGGCCTGGTCGGACCACGCACGTACCGACGCCCGACGTAGCGACGCCCGATCGATCGTCGTACACGCCGGATCGGGCCGCGAGCTGCCCGCCGCGATCGAATTCTGCCGCGCCACGGGTTCGCCGCTCGTCGAGCTGTCCACCGGCTCCGACCTCGAAACCGGCTCGCACGACTTCCCCGTCGTGCTCTGCCCGAATACGAACATCCTGATGCTCAAGTTCATGAGCATGCTGGAAACCAGCGGCCACCTCTTTCGCGACTGCCACATCAGCGTGACGGAGTCGCACCAGGCCGGCAAGACCTCCGTGCCCGGCACCGCGGTCGGCATCGGCCAGTCGCTCGGCGTTCCAGCGCAGGACATCCATTCGGTGCGCGACCCCGTCGAGCAGCGCAACGCCCTGCAGATTCCCGACGATCAGCTCGGCCGTCACGCGTTCCACCGAATCCGCATCGAGGATGGCGCGTGCAGCCTGCAGTTCGAATCTCGCGTGTACGGCGCATCGCCCTACGCGGACGGCGTGTCGCGTATCGTCGAGGCGGTCCGGCAGCACGAACTCGAACCGCGCCGGTACTCGATCGTCGAGTTCATCCACAACGGCTGGCTGTAG
- a CDS encoding EF-hand domain-containing protein, producing MKKMIAAVVLCIVSAAASAQQVPPGAANGGARVERALMQLQTRFANANTTHDGKLTREQAAAGMPMVAQHFDEIDTQRNGYVTLEQLAGFMRQRMAAR from the coding sequence ATCAAGAAGATGATTGCCGCCGTCGTTTTGTGTATCGTCTCAGCAGCAGCGTCGGCGCAGCAGGTGCCGCCGGGCGCCGCGAACGGCGGCGCACGCGTCGAACGTGCGCTCATGCAGTTGCAGACCCGCTTCGCGAACGCGAACACGACGCACGACGGCAAGCTCACCCGCGAGCAGGCCGCAGCCGGCATGCCGATGGTCGCGCAGCATTTCGACGAGATCGACACGCAGCGCAACGGCTACGTCACGCTCGAACAACTCGCCGGTTTCATGCGCCAGCGCATGGCGGCCCGCTGA
- a CDS encoding ATP-binding protein, translating to MRLPLPRSLLARNIALLVALVALSLACSLTVLLHYVQRPRIERASIIFSDYVQLLDRTLARLPPDTARTVVAQLGGQSLPPPAAPPHPPNLSAFFRTWQRDVFMQALERHLPAELPARWQSGDDERLWIRLHAAATPVWVPLPMAADAQASGITTALVLSVGLALLAALTGYLIQLHLNRPLDALARAAQRVSAGERPPPLPTDGPTEIADVSRAFNRMADALQQAETTRSLMLAGVSHDIRTPLTKLRLAIAMALPRGTHDALTESAEHYLDQIDTILQQFMDYAGSGERETPQTGDLNALIGQLVADFAGLGHEFEFDEGDVPPFAFRPISMMRLLMNLMQNAVVYGRTGLGVRTWTERGIAYAVVRDRGNGIGAAELERLKAPFSRGANARGHTGGTGLGLAIVDRIARLHGGSLTFRDRDGGGLEAVVALPLDAPHAAAAPPSA from the coding sequence ATGCGGCTCCCGCTGCCGCGCTCGCTGCTGGCGCGCAACATCGCGCTGCTGGTCGCGCTGGTCGCGCTGTCGCTCGCCTGTTCGCTCACTGTGCTGCTGCACTATGTGCAGCGGCCGCGCATCGAGCGCGCGTCGATCATTTTCTCCGACTACGTGCAGTTGCTCGATCGCACGCTCGCCCGTCTGCCGCCCGACACGGCCCGCACGGTGGTCGCGCAACTCGGCGGCCAGTCGCTGCCGCCGCCCGCCGCACCGCCGCATCCGCCGAACCTGTCGGCCTTCTTCCGCACCTGGCAGCGCGACGTGTTCATGCAGGCGCTCGAGCGTCACCTGCCGGCCGAGCTGCCGGCGCGCTGGCAGTCGGGCGACGACGAACGGCTGTGGATCCGCCTGCACGCGGCCGCCACGCCGGTCTGGGTCCCGCTGCCGATGGCCGCCGACGCTCAGGCGAGCGGGATCACGACCGCCCTCGTGCTGTCGGTCGGGCTCGCGCTGCTGGCCGCGCTGACCGGCTATCTGATCCAGCTCCACCTGAACCGGCCGCTCGACGCGCTGGCGCGCGCCGCGCAACGGGTCAGCGCAGGCGAGCGTCCACCGCCGCTCCCCACCGACGGGCCAACCGAAATCGCCGACGTGAGCCGCGCGTTCAACCGGATGGCCGATGCGCTGCAACAGGCGGAGACCACGCGTTCGCTGATGCTGGCCGGCGTGTCGCACGACATCCGCACGCCGCTCACCAAGCTGCGCCTCGCGATCGCGATGGCATTGCCGCGCGGCACGCACGATGCGCTCACCGAATCGGCCGAGCATTACCTCGACCAGATCGACACGATCCTGCAGCAATTCATGGACTACGCGGGCAGCGGCGAGCGCGAGACACCGCAGACTGGCGACCTGAATGCGCTGATCGGACAGCTCGTCGCGGATTTCGCGGGGCTCGGGCACGAATTCGAGTTCGACGAAGGCGACGTGCCGCCGTTCGCGTTCCGTCCGATCAGCATGATGCGACTCCTGATGAACCTGATGCAGAACGCTGTCGTGTACGGCCGCACAGGCCTCGGCGTGCGGACCTGGACCGAACGCGGGATCGCATATGCGGTGGTCCGCGACCGCGGCAACGGCATCGGCGCCGCGGAACTCGAGCGGCTCAAGGCGCCCTTCAGCCGGGGCGCGAACGCGCGCGGCCATACGGGCGGCACCGGTCTCGGCCTCGCGATCGTCGACCGGATCGCGCGCCTGCACGGCGGCTCGCTGACGTTCCGTGACCGCGACGGCGGCGGCCTGGAGGCCGTCGTCGCACTGCCGCTCGACGCGCCGCACGCGGCCGCCGCACCGCCTTCCGCGTGA